In one Platichthys flesus chromosome 3, fPlaFle2.1, whole genome shotgun sequence genomic region, the following are encoded:
- the si:dkey-32e23.4 gene encoding dynamin-1-like protein isoform X3 has translation MDTLIPTINRLQEVFLTVGAEVIQLPQIVVVGSQSSGKSSVLESLVGRDFLPRGSGIVTRRPLVLQLVNIAPLQERQKTENGVKAEEWGTFLHCKNQIFTDFQQIRQEIETETERTSGENKGISPEPIYLKIFSPKVLNLTLVDLPGITKVPVGDQPEDIEAQVQEMILSFISNPNSLILSVSPANSDLATSDALKLAREVDPDGRRTLLVVSKLDLMDAGTDALEVLLGRVIPVKLGIIGVVNRSQHDINTQKKLEDSMRDEQAFLQRHYPSLASRAGSRYLAKTLSRLLMHHIRDCLPELKTRVTVLSAQYQTRLNSYGQPVEDHSATLLQIVTKFASDYCHTIEGTARYIQTSELCGGARICYIFHETFGRTLQSIDPLGGLTELDILTAIRNATGPRPALFVPEVSFELLAKRQIKRLEEPSLRCVELVHEELQRIIQHCSSYSTQELLRFPKLHDSIVEVVTGLLRKRLPITNEMVHNLVAIELAYINTKHPDFADAAQVSASVNSQQISHCQAETLDGGKRWKNEKVAEEKAPPAGFGSPSKGRAINLLDTAVPVARKLSSREQRDCEVIQRLINCYFLIVRKSIQDSVPKTVMHFLVNFVKEHLQSELVGQLYKQTLLQDLLIESQDTAQQRTEVAQMLEALKKANNIISEIRETHLW, from the exons ATGGACACTCTGATCCCCACCATCAACCGGCTGCAGGAGGTCTTCCTCACAGTGGGTGCAGAGGTCATTCAGCTGCCTCAGATTGTCGTGGTTGGATCTCAG agcagtgGAAAGAGCTCCGTGCTTGAGAGCCTGGTCGGACGGGACTTCTTGCCTCGAGGGTCTGGAATAGTTACGAGACGACCGCTGGTGTTGCAGCTAGTTAATATTGCCCCTCTGCAGGAGAGACAGAAGACCGAGAATG GTGTCAAAGCTGAAGAATGGGGCACATTCCTGCACTGCAAGAACCAG atcttcacagattttcagcAAATCCGTCAGGAAATTGAAACAGAGACTGAGCGCACTTCAGGCGAGAACAAG GGAATCAGCCCTGAGCCCATATATTTGAAGATTTTCTCTCCCAAAGTCCTTAATCTCACTCTGGTTGATTTACCTGGAATTACTAAG GTTCCTGTTGGGGACCAGCCAGAGGACATTGAGGCTCAAGTGCAAGAGATGATCTTGTCCTTCATCTCAAATCCAAACTCCCTCATCCTCTCCGTGTCCCCTGCCAACTCCGACTTGGCCACCTCTGATGCACTGAAATTGGCCCGTGAGGTTGATCCAGATG gtcGTCGAACACTGCTGGTGGTCAGTAAGCTGGACCTGATGGACGCAGGCACTGATGCTTTAGAGGTCCTTCTCGGCCGAGTCATCCCAGTCAAGCTCGGGATCATCGGGGTGGTTAACAG GAGCCAACATGACATCAATAcccagaagaagctggaggactCAATGAGGGATGAGCAGGCCTTCCTGCAGCGCCACTACCCCTCGCTCGCCTCCCGTGCTGGCTCACGTTATTTGGCCAAAACTCTCAGCAGGCTTCTGATGCACCACATCCGGGACTGCCTCCCAGAACTCAAAACCCGGGTGACCGTCCTTAGTGCCCAGTACCAGACAAGGCTCAACAGCTATGGGCAACCGGTGGAGGACCACAGCGCCACCCTGCTGCAGATTGTCACCAAGTTTGCCAGCGACTACTGCCACACCATTGAAGGAACAGCCAGATACATCCAAACCTCAGAGCT ctgtggGGGTGCTCGCATCTGTTACATATTCCATGAGACCTTTGGCCGCACTTTGCAATCCATCGACCCCCTCGGGGGACTGACTGAGCTCGATATCCTCACTGCCATCCGCAATGCTACA GGTCCGCGGCCGGCACTCTTTGTGCCCGAGGTGTCCTTTGAGCTGCTGGCGAAGCGGCAAATTAAGCGGCTGGAGGAGCCGAGTCTCCGCTGCGTGGAGCTCGTtcatgaggagctgcagaggatcaTCCAGCACTGCTCCTCCTATAGTACGCAG GAGCTTCTGCGGTTTCCCAAACTGCACGACTCCATTGTGGAAGTAGTGACTGGATTACTGCGGAAGCGTTTGCCGATTACTAATGAAATG GTACACAATTTAGTAGCAATTGAGCTCGCCTACATCAACACAAAGCATCCAGACTTCGCAGATGCAGCGCAGGTCTCAGCATCTGTCAACAGTCAGCAG ATTTCTCACTGTCAGGCAGAGACCCTCGACGGAGGGAAGCGCTGGAAGAATGAGAAAGTTGCAGAGGAGAAAGCCCCGCCTGCAGGCTTTGGCAGCCCAAGCAAGGGCCGGGCCATTAACCTCCTCGACACA GCGGTGCCCGTGGCCCGCAAGCTGAGTTCCAGGGAGCAGAGGGACTGTGAGGTCATCCAGCGGCTCATCAACTGCTACTTCCTCATTGTCCGCAAAAGCATCCAAGACAG CGTGCCCAAGACAGTGATGCACTTCCTGGTGAATTTTGTGAAAGAGCATCTGCAGAGCGAGCTGGTGGGTCAGCTTTACAAACAGACACTGCTGCAGGACCTGCTCATTGAGTCACAGGACACGGCACAGCAGAGGACCGAGGTTGCTCAAATGCTTGAG gcGCTCAAAAAGGCCAATAACATAATTTCTGAGATCCGAGAGACCCATCTGTGGTAG
- the si:dkey-32e23.4 gene encoding dynamin-1-like protein isoform X2 — MDTLIPTINRLQEVFLTVGAEVIQLPQIVVVGSQSSGKSSVLESLVGRDFLPRGSGIVTRRPLVLQLVNIAPLQERQKTENGNGINQNASNSYSGVKAEEWGTFLHCKNQIFTDFQQIRQEIETETERTSGENKGISPEPIYLKIFSPKVLNLTLVDLPGITKVPVGDQPEDIEAQVQEMILSFISNPNSLILSVSPANSDLATSDALKLAREVDPDGRRTLLVVSKLDLMDAGTDALEVLLGRVIPVKLGIIGVVNRSQHDINTQKKLEDSMRDEQAFLQRHYPSLASRAGSRYLAKTLSRLLMHHIRDCLPELKTRVTVLSAQYQTRLNSYGQPVEDHSATLLQIVTKFASDYCHTIEGTARYIQTSELCGGARICYIFHETFGRTLQSIDPLGGLTELDILTAIRNATGPRPALFVPEVSFELLAKRQIKRLEEPSLRCVELVHEELQRIIQHCSSYSTQELLRFPKLHDSIVEVVTGLLRKRLPITNEMVHNLVAIELAYINTKHPDFADAAQVSASVNSQQAETLDGGKRWKNEKVAEEKAPPAGFGSPSKGRAINLLDTAVPVARKLSSREQRDCEVIQRLINCYFLIVRKSIQDSVPKTVMHFLVNFVKEHLQSELVGQLYKQTLLQDLLIESQDTAQQRTEVAQMLEALKKANNIISEIRETHLW, encoded by the exons ATGGACACTCTGATCCCCACCATCAACCGGCTGCAGGAGGTCTTCCTCACAGTGGGTGCAGAGGTCATTCAGCTGCCTCAGATTGTCGTGGTTGGATCTCAG agcagtgGAAAGAGCTCCGTGCTTGAGAGCCTGGTCGGACGGGACTTCTTGCCTCGAGGGTCTGGAATAGTTACGAGACGACCGCTGGTGTTGCAGCTAGTTAATATTGCCCCTCTGCAGGAGAGACAGAAGACCGAGAATG GAAATGGGATAAATCAAAATGCCTCAAACAGCTACTCAG GTGTCAAAGCTGAAGAATGGGGCACATTCCTGCACTGCAAGAACCAG atcttcacagattttcagcAAATCCGTCAGGAAATTGAAACAGAGACTGAGCGCACTTCAGGCGAGAACAAG GGAATCAGCCCTGAGCCCATATATTTGAAGATTTTCTCTCCCAAAGTCCTTAATCTCACTCTGGTTGATTTACCTGGAATTACTAAG GTTCCTGTTGGGGACCAGCCAGAGGACATTGAGGCTCAAGTGCAAGAGATGATCTTGTCCTTCATCTCAAATCCAAACTCCCTCATCCTCTCCGTGTCCCCTGCCAACTCCGACTTGGCCACCTCTGATGCACTGAAATTGGCCCGTGAGGTTGATCCAGATG gtcGTCGAACACTGCTGGTGGTCAGTAAGCTGGACCTGATGGACGCAGGCACTGATGCTTTAGAGGTCCTTCTCGGCCGAGTCATCCCAGTCAAGCTCGGGATCATCGGGGTGGTTAACAG GAGCCAACATGACATCAATAcccagaagaagctggaggactCAATGAGGGATGAGCAGGCCTTCCTGCAGCGCCACTACCCCTCGCTCGCCTCCCGTGCTGGCTCACGTTATTTGGCCAAAACTCTCAGCAGGCTTCTGATGCACCACATCCGGGACTGCCTCCCAGAACTCAAAACCCGGGTGACCGTCCTTAGTGCCCAGTACCAGACAAGGCTCAACAGCTATGGGCAACCGGTGGAGGACCACAGCGCCACCCTGCTGCAGATTGTCACCAAGTTTGCCAGCGACTACTGCCACACCATTGAAGGAACAGCCAGATACATCCAAACCTCAGAGCT ctgtggGGGTGCTCGCATCTGTTACATATTCCATGAGACCTTTGGCCGCACTTTGCAATCCATCGACCCCCTCGGGGGACTGACTGAGCTCGATATCCTCACTGCCATCCGCAATGCTACA GGTCCGCGGCCGGCACTCTTTGTGCCCGAGGTGTCCTTTGAGCTGCTGGCGAAGCGGCAAATTAAGCGGCTGGAGGAGCCGAGTCTCCGCTGCGTGGAGCTCGTtcatgaggagctgcagaggatcaTCCAGCACTGCTCCTCCTATAGTACGCAG GAGCTTCTGCGGTTTCCCAAACTGCACGACTCCATTGTGGAAGTAGTGACTGGATTACTGCGGAAGCGTTTGCCGATTACTAATGAAATG GTACACAATTTAGTAGCAATTGAGCTCGCCTACATCAACACAAAGCATCCAGACTTCGCAGATGCAGCGCAGGTCTCAGCATCTGTCAACAGTCAGCAG GCAGAGACCCTCGACGGAGGGAAGCGCTGGAAGAATGAGAAAGTTGCAGAGGAGAAAGCCCCGCCTGCAGGCTTTGGCAGCCCAAGCAAGGGCCGGGCCATTAACCTCCTCGACACA GCGGTGCCCGTGGCCCGCAAGCTGAGTTCCAGGGAGCAGAGGGACTGTGAGGTCATCCAGCGGCTCATCAACTGCTACTTCCTCATTGTCCGCAAAAGCATCCAAGACAG CGTGCCCAAGACAGTGATGCACTTCCTGGTGAATTTTGTGAAAGAGCATCTGCAGAGCGAGCTGGTGGGTCAGCTTTACAAACAGACACTGCTGCAGGACCTGCTCATTGAGTCACAGGACACGGCACAGCAGAGGACCGAGGTTGCTCAAATGCTTGAG gcGCTCAAAAAGGCCAATAACATAATTTCTGAGATCCGAGAGACCCATCTGTGGTAG
- the si:dkey-32e23.4 gene encoding dynamin-1-like protein isoform X1, translating into MDTLIPTINRLQEVFLTVGAEVIQLPQIVVVGSQSSGKSSVLESLVGRDFLPRGSGIVTRRPLVLQLVNIAPLQERQKTENGNGINQNASNSYSGVKAEEWGTFLHCKNQIFTDFQQIRQEIETETERTSGENKGISPEPIYLKIFSPKVLNLTLVDLPGITKVPVGDQPEDIEAQVQEMILSFISNPNSLILSVSPANSDLATSDALKLAREVDPDGRRTLLVVSKLDLMDAGTDALEVLLGRVIPVKLGIIGVVNRSQHDINTQKKLEDSMRDEQAFLQRHYPSLASRAGSRYLAKTLSRLLMHHIRDCLPELKTRVTVLSAQYQTRLNSYGQPVEDHSATLLQIVTKFASDYCHTIEGTARYIQTSELCGGARICYIFHETFGRTLQSIDPLGGLTELDILTAIRNATGPRPALFVPEVSFELLAKRQIKRLEEPSLRCVELVHEELQRIIQHCSSYSTQELLRFPKLHDSIVEVVTGLLRKRLPITNEMVHNLVAIELAYINTKHPDFADAAQVSASVNSQQISHCQAETLDGGKRWKNEKVAEEKAPPAGFGSPSKGRAINLLDTAVPVARKLSSREQRDCEVIQRLINCYFLIVRKSIQDSVPKTVMHFLVNFVKEHLQSELVGQLYKQTLLQDLLIESQDTAQQRTEVAQMLEALKKANNIISEIRETHLW; encoded by the exons ATGGACACTCTGATCCCCACCATCAACCGGCTGCAGGAGGTCTTCCTCACAGTGGGTGCAGAGGTCATTCAGCTGCCTCAGATTGTCGTGGTTGGATCTCAG agcagtgGAAAGAGCTCCGTGCTTGAGAGCCTGGTCGGACGGGACTTCTTGCCTCGAGGGTCTGGAATAGTTACGAGACGACCGCTGGTGTTGCAGCTAGTTAATATTGCCCCTCTGCAGGAGAGACAGAAGACCGAGAATG GAAATGGGATAAATCAAAATGCCTCAAACAGCTACTCAG GTGTCAAAGCTGAAGAATGGGGCACATTCCTGCACTGCAAGAACCAG atcttcacagattttcagcAAATCCGTCAGGAAATTGAAACAGAGACTGAGCGCACTTCAGGCGAGAACAAG GGAATCAGCCCTGAGCCCATATATTTGAAGATTTTCTCTCCCAAAGTCCTTAATCTCACTCTGGTTGATTTACCTGGAATTACTAAG GTTCCTGTTGGGGACCAGCCAGAGGACATTGAGGCTCAAGTGCAAGAGATGATCTTGTCCTTCATCTCAAATCCAAACTCCCTCATCCTCTCCGTGTCCCCTGCCAACTCCGACTTGGCCACCTCTGATGCACTGAAATTGGCCCGTGAGGTTGATCCAGATG gtcGTCGAACACTGCTGGTGGTCAGTAAGCTGGACCTGATGGACGCAGGCACTGATGCTTTAGAGGTCCTTCTCGGCCGAGTCATCCCAGTCAAGCTCGGGATCATCGGGGTGGTTAACAG GAGCCAACATGACATCAATAcccagaagaagctggaggactCAATGAGGGATGAGCAGGCCTTCCTGCAGCGCCACTACCCCTCGCTCGCCTCCCGTGCTGGCTCACGTTATTTGGCCAAAACTCTCAGCAGGCTTCTGATGCACCACATCCGGGACTGCCTCCCAGAACTCAAAACCCGGGTGACCGTCCTTAGTGCCCAGTACCAGACAAGGCTCAACAGCTATGGGCAACCGGTGGAGGACCACAGCGCCACCCTGCTGCAGATTGTCACCAAGTTTGCCAGCGACTACTGCCACACCATTGAAGGAACAGCCAGATACATCCAAACCTCAGAGCT ctgtggGGGTGCTCGCATCTGTTACATATTCCATGAGACCTTTGGCCGCACTTTGCAATCCATCGACCCCCTCGGGGGACTGACTGAGCTCGATATCCTCACTGCCATCCGCAATGCTACA GGTCCGCGGCCGGCACTCTTTGTGCCCGAGGTGTCCTTTGAGCTGCTGGCGAAGCGGCAAATTAAGCGGCTGGAGGAGCCGAGTCTCCGCTGCGTGGAGCTCGTtcatgaggagctgcagaggatcaTCCAGCACTGCTCCTCCTATAGTACGCAG GAGCTTCTGCGGTTTCCCAAACTGCACGACTCCATTGTGGAAGTAGTGACTGGATTACTGCGGAAGCGTTTGCCGATTACTAATGAAATG GTACACAATTTAGTAGCAATTGAGCTCGCCTACATCAACACAAAGCATCCAGACTTCGCAGATGCAGCGCAGGTCTCAGCATCTGTCAACAGTCAGCAG ATTTCTCACTGTCAGGCAGAGACCCTCGACGGAGGGAAGCGCTGGAAGAATGAGAAAGTTGCAGAGGAGAAAGCCCCGCCTGCAGGCTTTGGCAGCCCAAGCAAGGGCCGGGCCATTAACCTCCTCGACACA GCGGTGCCCGTGGCCCGCAAGCTGAGTTCCAGGGAGCAGAGGGACTGTGAGGTCATCCAGCGGCTCATCAACTGCTACTTCCTCATTGTCCGCAAAAGCATCCAAGACAG CGTGCCCAAGACAGTGATGCACTTCCTGGTGAATTTTGTGAAAGAGCATCTGCAGAGCGAGCTGGTGGGTCAGCTTTACAAACAGACACTGCTGCAGGACCTGCTCATTGAGTCACAGGACACGGCACAGCAGAGGACCGAGGTTGCTCAAATGCTTGAG gcGCTCAAAAAGGCCAATAACATAATTTCTGAGATCCGAGAGACCCATCTGTGGTAG
- the ubl4a gene encoding ubiquitin-like protein 4A: protein MILTVKPLQGKECSVQVTEDEKVYTVKELVSERLNIPANQQRLLYKGKALADEHRLSDYSIGPEAKLNLVIRPVGERTAASGMASSSSSSNIHGGVWQTVSMILARNFSPADAAKVHEQLIKDYERSLRQLSLDDIERLAGRLLHPDGEGMDTSYMD from the exons ATGATCCTGACCGTGAAACCGCTCCAAGGCAAAGAATGCAGCGTGCAG GTGACTGAAGATGAGAAAGTCTACACAGTGAAAGAACTTGTGTCTGAACGTCTCAACATACCAGCAAACCAGCAGCGGCTGCTCTATAAAGGGAAAGCACTTGCAG ATGAACACAGACTTAGCGATTACTCCATTGGACCAGAGGCTAAATTGAATCTAGTGATCCGCCCAGTGGGGGAGAGGACTGCAGCTTCAGGGATggcttccagcagcagcagcagcaacatacATGGAGGGGTGTGGCAGACTGTTTCCATGATACTCGCAAGAAACTTCAGTCCAGCAGATGCAGCAAAAGTCCATGAACAGCTTATTAAG gACTATGAGCGTTCACTTCGACAACTAAGTCTGGATGACATTGAGCGCTTAGCGGGAAGACTCCTCCACCCAGACGGCGAGGGAATGGACACCTCGTACATGGACTAA
- the disp3 gene encoding protein dispatched homolog 3, whose amino-acid sequence MDVEDDQPLFQTSWGGEEEEEEEEEGGEAEDGDAQAAGRRCFSGDAEVCGVWRMVGWVYTQPRSSGVVLGVVVLLPCALFAYMLLYCPRLDIDLSYSAFEVHSHFSSERFDALAIAVKTQLGSWDRRRRDLDSVESEALRELLLQKLGRQAAFNRTDNEGVRSSSTQNDHSQAGYNQKRGEAVSRADRRVPDLVLEGKRRHKSSNDTTEEYEERSQDGKSTVPLIRKRRSAPNYYLQSQALSRIELVFVAQGEGDRNIFTPERLHTIHQVERLLMQHPQFHQFCWKPMEVLRDLPLGPSYCSPPSSLLSYFYPSERGGKIYYDGMGPDLADIQGSLSLAITHPQFYWYVDESLSPEHLSSALLRSEIHFGAPLPSYFSLQDRADEQRTRFKDFVVGYADILAKQSTSQVKVLYGGTELFDNEVRHTFYNDMMLAVISGACITVLVFVLTSFSVFLTFFGLASIGLSCLMALFLYHVVFGVRYLGILNGVAAFVIIGIGVDDVFVFISTFRQASHLSSPQQRMIYTIKTAGRATFLTSFTTAAAYAANTFSQIPAVHDFGLFMALIVSCCWLWVSTLMPAALCIWSQCVEPHEHAWLNCWKLFSCLSASQSPLSDEDDDVALLSVELEPGSCDTDGDAAILSLSLETPLSPPGQQHVGVVSMNLQWALKHLVAEPAVKRRKAVLGVFLLILLLSAGCCCLLRPATHAPLLFRPDTNLQTLLALRSNLSGQGISCPRCSGVFMEKPHSLYSHNSLSAFKFSTHQQTPSSTTSNAPRTSVKPSSGTNQTGSFLTVYISKLDLGTSATIYRFSLNTSTPSPWKQCRTEHDQVSSFQAYSQPHSNYTSRMTVCVSHVYHPHPSWMITSGSCELRHGWTPEFSFYVAASLQQQHSRRLYFAQQRLRPHPSRVCVDPPGCGIGSGPDGPTQGVFYTPLSSGPSSAAKAKPSKTFGFNPCSGGVCGRPAVRPLVDTGAMVFVVFGILGVNRTERMDNHVIGDMGSIILDPDFDIFQEMGHLCKICKAVSANTQLVKPGGAQCLPSGNKLSSILPLLHPDCHSLPEPNLLPGQLSHGAVGMHGGKVRWLSMAFESTTYKGKSSFQTYSDFLQWENFIQEQLASLPQSSALQRGFQTCEHWKQIFMEILGVESALWSLLLSLAICVAAVSVFTAHPLLLLPVLITILGVICLVVAIMYWLGWEMGAVEAISLSILVGSSVDYCLHLVEGYLLAGETMASSPGPNSQLPTGRQGRTLEAVNHVGVAIVSSAVTTVISTVPLFFCVIVPFAKFGQIVAINTAVSILFTLTVTVAMLASMAPARFSRPPGAVLKASLAVMAGAAVAAALCWVGGQLGVLAWRSTGT is encoded by the exons ATGGATGTGGAAGATGACCAGCCGCTGTTTCAGACCAgctggggaggggaggaggaggaggaggaggaggaggaggggggagaggcgGAAGATGGAGACGCACAGGCAGCAGGACGGAGGTGTTTCTCTGGGGATGCTGAGGTGTGTGGAGTGTGGAGGATGGTGGGATGGGTTTACACACAGCCACGGTCCAGTGGAGTGGTTTTAGGGGTCGTTGTCCTGCTGCCATGTGCCCTGTTTGCCTACATGCTCCTCTACTGCCCTCGTCTGGACATAGACCTCTCCTACAGTGCCTTCGAGGTCCACAGTCACTTCTCGTCCGAGCGCTTTGACGCCCTCGCCATCGCTGTGAAGACTCAGCTGGGATCCTGGGACAGACGCAGGCGAGATTTAGATAGCGTTGAGTCTGAGGCTCTgcgggagctgctgctgcagaagctgGGCAGGCAGGCAGCATTCAACAGGACAGATAACGAGGGCGTGAGGTCCTCCAGTACTCAAAATGACCATTCACAAGCAGGATATAaccagaagagaggagaagcagtgagcaGAGCTGATAGGAGAGTGCCTGATTTGGTtctggagggaaagaggagacacAAGAGCTCGAATGACACAACAGAGGAGTATGAGGAGAGGTCACAGGACGGAAAATCCACTGTGCCGCTCATTAGGAAGCGCAGGTCTGCTCCCAACTACTACTTGCAGAGTCAGGCCCTTTCGAGGATCGAGCTGGTGTTTGTAGCTCAAGGTGAGGGCGACCGTAATATCTTCACCCCAGAACGTCTGCACACCATTCACCAAGTGGAGCGCCTGCTCATGCAGCACCCTCAGTTCCATCAGTTCTGCTGGAAGCCTATGGAGGTGCTGAGGGATCTGCCACTGGGGCCCTCCTACTGCTCCCCACCCAGCTCCCTCCTGTCTTACTTCTACCCCAGTGAGCGAGGAGGGAAGATATATTACGATGGCATGGGCCCAGACCTGGCTGATATTCAAG gTTCCCTGAGTCTGGCCATCACCCACCCACAGTTCTACTGGTACGTGGACGAGAGTCTGTCCCCTGAGCacctctcctccgctctcttACGCAGCGAGATCCACTTCGGAGCTCCTCTGCCATCCTACTTCTCCCTGCAGGACCGAGCAGACGAGCAGAGGACACGCTTCAAAGACTTTGTGGTTGGGTACGCAGACATCCTGGCCAAGCAGTCCACCAG CCAGGTGAAGGTGCTGTATGGAGGCACAGAGCTGTTCGATAACGAGGTGAGACACACTTTCTACAACGACATGATGCTGGCTGTCATCAGTGGAGCCTGCATCACTGTGCTCGTCTTCGTCCTCACCTCCTTTTCTG TCTTTCTGACTTTCTTCGGGCTGGCCAGCATTGGACTGAGCTGCTTGATGGCTCTTTTCTTATACCATGTCGTCTTTGGTGTGAGGTACCTGGGCATTCTCAATGGAGTGGCAGCTTTTGTTATTATTGGGATTG GGGTGGATGATGTCTTTGTGTTCATCAGCACCTTCAGACAAGCATCCCATCTGAGTAGCCCGCAGCAGCGAATGATCTACACGATTAAAACAGCTGGCCGAGCCACGTTCCTCACCTCCttcaccaccgctgctgcataCGCTGCTAACACCTTCTCCCAG ATCCCAGCCGTGCATGACTTCGGTCTATTTATGGCCCTCattgtgagctgctgctggcttTGGGTGTCCACCCTCATGCCAGCCGCGCTGTGCATCTGGAGTCAGTGTGTGGAGCCCCACGAACACGCCTGGTTGAACTG CTGGAAGTTGTTTTCATGCCTGTCAGCGAGCCAGAGCCCTTTGtcggatgaggatgatgatgtggCACTTCTGTcggtggagctggagccag GCTCCTGTGACACAGATGGCGATGCAGCCATTCTGTCCCTGTCGCTGGAGACACCTCTGTCCCCTCCAGGACAGCAGCATGTGGGTGTGGTGAGCATGAACCTCCAGTGGGCCCTGAAGCATTTAGTGGCAGAGCCAGCTGTGAAGCGACGAAAAGCTGTTCTAG GTGTCTTCCTCCTGATTCTGCTGTTATCTGCCGGGTGCTGCTGTCTCCTGAGGCCGGCCACTCATGCCCCTCTGCTTTTCCGCCCGGACACAAACCTCCAGACCCTGCTGGCTCTGAGGAGCAACCTCAGCGGCCAAGGCATCTCCTGCCCCCGGTGCTCAG GCGTGTTCATGGAGAAGCCCCACTCGTTGTACAGCCACAATTCCTTATCAGCATTTAAGTTTTCTACGCATCAGCAAACTCCGAGCTCGACAACCTCCAATGCTCCTCGGACCTCGGTGAAACCCAGTTCAGGCACCAACCAAACAG GCTCTTTCCTGACAGTGTATATATCAAAGCTGGACCTTGGAACCTCTGCAACCATTTATCGTTTCTCCCTTAACACCAGCACTCCCTCCCCATGGAAGCAATGCAGAACAGAGCATGACCAGGTGTCATCATTTCAG GCTTATAGTCAGCCCCACAGCAATTACACCAGCagaatgacagtgtgtgtttcccatGTGTACCACCCGCACCCCAGCTGGATGATCACATCTGGCTCATGCGAGCTCAGGCATGGCTGGACGCCAGAGTTTTCGTTTTATGTAGCTgcgtctctgcagcagcagcacagcag GAGGCTTTACTTTGCACAGCAGCGCCTGAGACCTCATCCCAGCCGAGTGTGTGTCGACCCTCCTGGCTGTGGCATCGGCTCCGGGCCTGATGGACCCACACAGGGAGTCTTTTATACTCCTCTTTCCAGCG GTCCCTCGTCTGCTGCCAAAGCGAAACCATCCAAGACGTTTGGCTTTAACCCATGCAGCGGTGGTGTGTGTGGCCGCCCAGCGGTGCGTCCTCTGGTCGACACCGGGGCCATGGTCTTTGTCGTGTTCGGGATCCTGGGAGTCAACCGAACTGAGCGAATGGACAACCATGTTATTGGAGATATG GGCAGCATCATATTGGATCCAGACTTTGATATTTTCCAGGAGATGGGGCATCTCTGCAAAATCTGTAAAGCTGTCAGTGCCAACACACAACTAGTGAAGCCAGGAGGAGCACAGTGTCTGCCTTCAG GCAACAAGCTGTCTTCTATTCTGCCTCTGCTCCACCCTGACTGTCACTCTCTCCCTGAACCCAACCTGCTCCCGGGGCAGCTCTCCCACGGAGCAGTGGGAATGCATGGAGGCAAGGTCCGCTGGCTGTCCATGGCCTTCGAGTCT ACCACATACAAGGGGAAATCCTCCTTTCAGACCTACTCCGACTTCCTTCAGTGGGAGAACTTCATCCAGGAGCAGCTCGCCAGCCTCCCGCAGTCATCTGCTCTGCAGCGAGGGTTCCAGACCTGTGAGCACTGGAAGCAGATCTTCATGGAAATCCTAG GTGTGGAGAGCGCCCTCTGGAGTCTGCTTCTGTCTCTGGCCATTTGTGTggcagctgtgtctgtgtttactgCTCATcctctgttgctgctgcctGTTCTCATAACCATTCTAG GAGTGATCTGTCTGGTGGTGGCCATCATGTACTGGCTGGGCTGGGAGATGGGAGCAGTTGAGgccatctctctgtctatccTCGTGGGATCTTCAGTGGATTACTGTCTGCACTTGGTGGAGGGATACTTGCTGGCTGGGGAGACCATGGCCTCTTCGCCCGGTCCTAACTCG CAGCTGCCAACTGGGAGGCAGGGGCGGACCCTGGAGGCAGTGAACCATGTGGGCGTTGCCATAGTGTCCAGCGCCGTCACCACGGTGATCTCCACAGTCCCCCTCTTCTTCTGTGTCATTGTGCCTTTCGCCAAGTTCGGACAGATAGTGGCCATCAACACCGCCGTCTCGATTCTGTTCACCCTGACCGTGACTGTGGCCATGTTGGCGAGCATGGCCCCCGCCCGCTTCAGCAGGCCCCCTGGCGCCGTGCTGAAGGCCTCCCTGGCTGTGATGGCAGGAGCGGCTGTGGCAGCGGCTCTGTGCTGGGTTGGAGGACAGCTGGGTGTGTTGGCCTGGCGATCAACCGGCACATAA